One genomic segment of Thunnus albacares chromosome 18, fThuAlb1.1, whole genome shotgun sequence includes these proteins:
- the ccnb1 gene encoding G2/mitotic-specific cyclin-B1, translated as MALRVTRNRLASTRNDLGGKACSVTGPTMKPRAALGEIGNIAINKEPQKKNIKTEAIKKPKVTTKVEKVVEKPKPENVVPVKPEPEVQVPPEPASPTPMETSGCEPADLCQAFSDVILHTAIRDVDADDYDNPMLCSEYVKDIYKYLRQLEVEQNVRPTYLQGQEVTGNMRAILIDWLVQVNLKFRLLQETMYMTVGIIDRFLQDHPVPKKQLQLVGVTAMFLASKYEEMYPPEISDFAYVTDKAYTTAQIRDMEMTILRVLKFKLGRPLPLQFLRRASKIYEVTAEQHTLAKYLLELTMVDYEMVHLPPSMLASAALALTLKILDAGEWDVTLQHYMDYTAESLIPVMAHIAKNVVKVNDGQTKHMAIKGKYSTSKQMRIATISQLKSSVVRDLAKQLTQ; from the exons ATGGCTCTACGAGTAACCAGA AACCGCTTGGCTTCTACCAGGAATGACCTCGGTGGAAAGGCCTGCTCGGTGACTGGGCCTACAATGAAGCCCCGAGCGGCGCTGGGTGAAATCGGAAACATCGCAATTAACAAAGAACCACAAAAAAAG aacaTCAAGACAGAGGCTATTAAAAAGCCCAAAGTCACCACCAAAGTTGAAAAGGTTGTTGAAAAgccaaaaccagaaaatgttgttCCAGTTAAACCTGAGCCAGAGGTGCAG GTTCCACCTGAACCAGCATCCCCCACTCCAATGGAGACTTCTGGTTGCGAGCCTGCCGACTTATGTCAAGCATTTTCAGATGTCATTCTTCACACAGCTATCAGGGATGTGGATGCAGATGACTATGACAACCCTATGCTCTGCAGTGAATATGTAAAGGACATCTACAAGTATCTCCGACAGCTTGAG GTTGAGCAGAATGTCAGACCCACTTATCTGCAGGGTCAGGAGGTGACTGGTAACATGCGGGCCATTCTCATTGACTGGCTAGTGCAAGTGAACCTGAAGTTCCGTCTACTGCAGGAGACCATGTACATGACTGTGGGAATAATTGACCGCTTTCTTCAG GATCACCCAGTCCCCAAGAAGCAGCTGCAGCTTGTCGGTGTGACCGCCATGTTCCTTGCATCCAAATACGAGGAGATGTATCCACCAGAGATCTCAGACTTCGCCTATGTGACGGACAAGGCCTATACCACTGCCCAGATCAGAGACATGGAGATGACAATCCTGCGGGTGCTCAAGTTCAAACTGGGCCGCCCTCTCCCCCTCCAGTTCCTCAGAAGGGCTTCAAAGATTTACGAG GTGACTGCAGAGCAGCACACCCTGGCAAAATACCTCCTGGAGCTCACCATGGTCGACTATGAGATGGTTCATTTGCCACCTTCCATGTTGGCGAGTGCTGCTCTAGCTCTTACCCTGAAGATCTTGGATGCTGGAGAatgg GATGTGACATTGCAGCACTACATGGACTACACAGCAGAGAGTTTGATTCCTGTGATGGCACACATTGCCAAGAATGTTGTGAAGGTGAATGATGGGCAGACAAAGCATATG GCTATCAAAGGCAAATACTCCACTTCAAAGCAGATGAGGATTGCCACCATCTCACAGCTCAAATCTTCAGTGGTGAGGGATCTTGCAAAGCAGCTCACCCAGTGA